In Lachnospiraceae bacterium, one DNA window encodes the following:
- the coaD gene encoding pantetheine-phosphate adenylyltransferase, which yields MRVAVYPGSFDPVTLGHIDIIQRTAKMFDKVVIGVLRNRSKSPLFTAEERVELLKQVTADIPNVEVQSFQGLLIDFVRQNHANVIVRGLRAITDFEYELQMAQTNRVIAPEIDTIFLTTNLKYSYLSSSIVKEIAEFDGDIAEFLHPMVAEQVRKKLDEMKKA from the coding sequence ATGAGAGTCGCAGTCTATCCGGGCAGTTTCGATCCGGTTACATTAGGACATATTGACATTATCCAGCGTACTGCTAAGATGTTTGACAAAGTGGTCATCGGTGTTTTAAGAAACCGTTCCAAATCGCCATTATTCACAGCGGAAGAAAGAGTGGAGCTTTTAAAGCAGGTCACAGCTGATATTCCCAATGTAGAGGTACAGTCTTTTCAAGGGCTTCTGATCGACTTTGTCCGCCAGAACCATGCAAATGTGATCGTAAGAGGCTTAAGGGCGATCACTGATTTCGAGTATGAACTTCAGATGGCCCAGACCAACCGTGTGATCGCACCGGAGATCGATACTATATTTTTAACTACCAATCTGAAATATTCTTATCTTAGTTCCAGTATTGTAAAAGAAATCGCAGAATTTGACGGTGATATCGCAGAATTTTTACATCCTATGGTTGCAGAGCAGGTAAGAAAAAAACTGGATGAGATGAAAAAAGCATAA
- a CDS encoding class I mannose-6-phosphate isomerase translates to MKREPVCVLGERVWRTYLGGREIGKLHGDEKAEDSHFPEEWMYSVTRAFNAGREEIVEGLCKIAGGEYDEKTLKEYIDSDPEEILGKKHVETWGNTPGVLIKMIDSKERLTVQVHPDRETAKRLFGSPFGKTECWHILNTREDCEEKPCLYLGFKEGITRKEWEKCFFEQDYDRMLGLMNCLEVKPGETYLVKGGVPHAIGAGCTLIEIQEPTDYTIRVEKVTPSGYTIDDSMCHQGLGFEKMFECFHYTGAGEAATREDACIKEQSLENGGQCLVGYDSTPCFQMEQHTVEMGETKEFEEEEVFSCLYVLSGKGILKTETKEYQIERNSQFFVPAGKEKYCITNVEDEKIKILKMHGPKSE, encoded by the coding sequence ATGAAAAGAGAACCTGTTTGCGTATTAGGCGAAAGAGTGTGGAGAACTTATCTTGGGGGAAGAGAGATCGGAAAGCTCCATGGTGATGAAAAAGCAGAAGACAGCCATTTCCCGGAAGAATGGATGTATTCTGTAACAAGGGCTTTTAATGCTGGGCGGGAAGAGATTGTGGAAGGTCTTTGTAAAATTGCAGGGGGAGAATATGATGAAAAAACATTAAAAGAGTATATAGACTCTGATCCGGAAGAGATACTGGGAAAAAAGCATGTAGAGACCTGGGGTAATACACCTGGTGTTCTTATCAAAATGATCGACAGCAAAGAACGTCTTACAGTCCAGGTGCATCCGGACCGGGAAACAGCAAAACGACTTTTTGGAAGTCCTTTTGGAAAAACAGAATGCTGGCATATTTTAAATACAAGAGAAGACTGCGAGGAAAAGCCGTGTCTTTATCTGGGATTTAAAGAAGGAATCACCAGAAAAGAGTGGGAAAAATGCTTTTTTGAACAGGATTACGATCGGATGTTAGGACTGATGAACTGCCTGGAAGTAAAGCCGGGAGAAACTTATCTGGTAAAAGGAGGCGTTCCTCATGCCATTGGAGCAGGCTGCACTCTGATCGAGATCCAGGAGCCTACAGATTATACCATTCGTGTAGAAAAAGTGACACCGTCTGGTTATACCATTGACGATAGCATGTGCCACCAGGGGCTGGGATTTGAAAAAATGTTTGAGTGTTTTCATTATACAGGAGCAGGTGAAGCTGCTACGAGGGAAGATGCCTGCATTAAAGAGCAGTCTTTGGAAAATGGCGGACAGTGTCTGGTGGGATATGACAGTACGCCCTGTTTTCAAATGGAACAGCACACAGTTGAGATGGGAGAAACAAAGGAATTTGAGGAAGAGGAGGTATTTTCCTGTCTTTATGTTTTATCTGGTAAGGGAATTTTGAAAACAGAAACAAAAGAGTATCAGATTGAAAGAAATTCCCAGTTTTTTGTACCTGCAGGTAAAGAAAAATATTGCATAACAAACGTGGAAGATGAAAAGATAAAAATATTAAAAATGCATGGACCTAAGAGCGAATAG
- a CDS encoding alpha/beta-type small acid-soluble spore protein has product MSNNTNKTNVPEAKEAMDRFKMEVANELGVPLSNGYNGNLTSAQNGSVGGYMVKKMIENQERQMAGK; this is encoded by the coding sequence ATGTCTAACAACACAAACAAAACAAACGTACCTGAAGCAAAGGAAGCCATGGACCGCTTTAAAATGGAGGTAGCTAACGAACTGGGAGTACCTTTAAGCAACGGCTACAACGGCAACCTTACCTCTGCACAGAATGGTTCTGTTGGTGGCTATATGGTCAAAAAAATGATCGAGAACCAGGAACGCCAGATGGCAGGTAAGTAA
- a CDS encoding vacuolar family H+-ATPase subunit H, producing the protein MSRIEQLIGEIEEYIDSCKFQALSNSKIIVNKEEMEELLVELRMRIPDEIKKYQKIISQQETILSDAQAQSDSMLADAKKQSDSMIAQATEQANTMVEQATEQANTMVAQADAQTTEMVNDHEIMQRAYAHANEVVEQANIQAQAIVDAAVNDANNIRQGAIQYTDDMLRSLQNIMDHTMETAKGRFDSFMSSMQSSYDIVTNNRKELSPGLVKQEPEAQAAPQEEKKEEA; encoded by the coding sequence ATGAGCAGAATTGAACAGTTGATCGGTGAAATTGAAGAATACATAGACAGTTGCAAATTCCAGGCATTATCTAACAGCAAGATCATTGTAAATAAGGAAGAAATGGAAGAGCTGTTAGTAGAGCTTCGTATGCGTATCCCGGATGAGATCAAGAAATACCAGAAGATCATCAGCCAGCAGGAAACCATTTTAAGTGATGCACAGGCCCAGTCTGATTCTATGCTGGCAGATGCAAAGAAGCAGTCTGATTCTATGATCGCACAGGCAACAGAGCAGGCCAATACTATGGTAGAACAGGCAACAGAGCAGGCAAACACCATGGTAGCACAGGCAGATGCCCAGACTACAGAGATGGTCAACGACCATGAGATCATGCAGCGGGCATATGCACATGCGAATGAGGTAGTTGAGCAGGCAAATATCCAGGCTCAGGCAATCGTAGATGCAGCTGTTAATGATGCAAACAACATCCGTCAGGGTGCGATCCAGTATACGGATGATATGCTGCGCAGCCTTCAGAACATCATGGATCATACCATGGAAACTGCAAAGGGACGTTTTGATTCCTTTATGAGTTCCATGCAGTCCAGCTATGATATTGTGACAAACAACCGCAAGGAATTGTCTCCAGGTCTGGTAAAGCAGGAACCGGAAGCACAGGCAGCACCTCAGGAAGAGAAAAAGGAAGAAGCATAA
- the rsmD gene encoding 16S rRNA (guanine(966)-N(2))-methyltransferase RsmD — protein sequence MRVIAGSARRLLLKTIEGMDTRPTTDRIKETLFNMLNTQIPGCTFLDLFAGSGAIGIEALSRGAKQAFFVESNPEAVSCIRENLSRTHLEEGALVLSCDVIPGLKKLEGRNPRFDIIFMDPPYNHEFENRVLEYLSHSPMVTEDTLIIIEASKETDFYWLSDAGFHMIKEKVYKTNKHIFAGKGA from the coding sequence ATGAGAGTTATTGCAGGCAGCGCGAGAAGGCTGCTTTTAAAAACAATAGAAGGTATGGATACAAGACCTACCACAGACCGGATCAAGGAAACTTTATTTAATATGTTAAATACCCAGATCCCGGGCTGTACATTTTTGGATCTGTTTGCCGGAAGCGGAGCTATTGGTATCGAGGCTTTGAGCCGGGGTGCAAAACAGGCATTTTTTGTAGAGAGTAATCCGGAGGCAGTTTCCTGTATCCGGGAAAATTTAAGCCGCACCCATTTAGAAGAAGGTGCGCTGGTATTAAGCTGTGACGTGATTCCAGGACTGAAAAAATTAGAGGGAAGAAATCCGCGGTTTGATATTATCTTTATGGATCCGCCATATAACCACGAATTTGAAAACCGAGTTTTGGAATATCTTTCTCATTCACCTATGGTGACAGAAGATACCCTGATTATTATAGAAGCTTCCAAGGAGACTGATTTTTACTGGCTTTCTGATGCAGGCTTTCATATGATAAAAGAAAAAGTATACAAGACCAACAAACATATATTTGCTGGCAAGGGGGCATAA